The following is a genomic window from Pseudomonas promysalinigenes.
GCGACACCGGTATCGATGCAGGCACGCAGCACCGACATGTTGAGGAAGGCGGAACCTACGTTGATCACGATCTGCGACTCGGTCTCGCGGATCAGTGCCTTGGTCGCCTCGACATCGAGGGCATTGAGCGAAAAGGCCTGGATGTCGGCGGGTACCTTCAGGCTACCCTTGGCCTTGACGCTGTCGATGATGGCCTGGCATTTGGAGATGTTCCGTGACGCGATGGCGATACGACCCAGTTCGTCGTTATGCTGCGCGCACTTGTGGGCCACCACCTTGGCGACACCTCCTGCACCAATGATAAGAACGTTCTTCTTCAATTTACCTGTTGCTCCTTACTTGGATTGCCAGTCTTAAGACAGGCTGGAAACGTAGTCTTCGAAACCGAAGTCGCGGACCACCTCAACGCTGCCGTCGAGCTGCTTGACCACGATCGATGGCATTTTCAGACCGTTGAACCAGTTTTTCTTGACCATGGTGTAACCGGCAGTGTCGATGAACGACAGGCGGTCGCCGATGGCCAGAGGGCGGTCGAATTGGTATTCGCCGAAGATGTCACCCGCCAGGCACGACTTGCCGCACACCATGTAGGTATGTTCGCCGTCATTGGGGGCCATTTTGGCGTTGAGGCGGTAGATCAGAAGGTCCAGCAGGTGTGCCTCGATCGAGCTGTCCACCACGGCCAGGTGCTTGCCGTTGAACAGGGTGTCGAGCACCGTCACTTCAAGCGAAGCGCTATTGGTGATGGCGGCCTCGCCTGGTTCCAGGTAGACCTGCACACCGTATTTCTGCGAGAAGGCCTTCAAGCGCGCACAGAAGGCGTCCAGTGCATACCCTTCGCCGGTGAAATGGATACCGCCACCCAGGCTGACCCATTGGACCTTGTGCAGCAGGTGACCGAAACGCTCTTCGATGTGCGACAGCATTTTGTCGAACAGGCTGAAGTCGCCGTTTTCGCAGTTGTTGTGGAACATGAAGCCGGAAATCTGCTCGATCACTTGCTCGATCTTTTCCGGGTCCCATTCCCCGAGGCGGCTGAACGGGCGGGCTGGGTCGGCCAGCAGGTAGTCGGAGCTACTCACCTGGGGGTTGACGCGCAGGCCGCGGACCTTGCCTTCGGACTGTTCGGCGAAGCGCTGTAGCTGCCCGATAGAATTGAAAATGATCTTGTCGCAATTCTCGAGCATTTCCTCGATCTCGTCATCGGCCCAGGCCACGCTGTAGGCATGGGTTTCGCCAGCGAACTTCTGGCGGCCGAGCTTGAGCTCGAACAGCGACGACGAGGTGGTGCCGTCCATGTACTGCTGCATCAGGTCGAACACCGACCAGGTGGCGAAGCACTTGAGGGCGAGCAGCGCCTTGGCCCCGGAG
Proteins encoded in this region:
- a CDS encoding carboxynorspermidine decarboxylase, translating into MIKTPYYLIDKTKLLSNMEKIAYVRENSGAKALLALKCFATWSVFDLMQQYMDGTTSSSLFELKLGRQKFAGETHAYSVAWADDEIEEMLENCDKIIFNSIGQLQRFAEQSEGKVRGLRVNPQVSSSDYLLADPARPFSRLGEWDPEKIEQVIEQISGFMFHNNCENGDFSLFDKMLSHIEERFGHLLHKVQWVSLGGGIHFTGEGYALDAFCARLKAFSQKYGVQVYLEPGEAAITNSASLEVTVLDTLFNGKHLAVVDSSIEAHLLDLLIYRLNAKMAPNDGEHTYMVCGKSCLAGDIFGEYQFDRPLAIGDRLSFIDTAGYTMVKKNWFNGLKMPSIVVKQLDGSVEVVRDFGFEDYVSSLS